From a single Rutidosis leptorrhynchoides isolate AG116_Rl617_1_P2 chromosome 5, CSIRO_AGI_Rlap_v1, whole genome shotgun sequence genomic region:
- the LOC139849244 gene encoding uncharacterized protein, which produces MAKDDDASGSNPTQISKLDFGDPLYLYPSDISSTPLINVKLKGTENYKSWACAMELALKTKNKIGFINGTLKKDEGNEVLEVQWDRCNAVVLSWILGSMTEELYNGQIYSKIASDVWKELKETYDKIDGSVIFKLYQKLNSITQGGSSVSDYYHNLNSL; this is translated from the coding sequence ATGGCAAAAGATGATGATGCTTCTGGTAGTAATCCTACACAAATAAGCAAACTGGACTTTGGAGATCCTCTATATCTTTATCCAAGTGATATAAGTAGTACACCTTTGATTAATGTTAAACTTAAGGGAACTGAAAATTATAAATCTTGGGCTTGTGCCATGGAACTTGCTTTGAAAACTAAGAACAAAATTGGTTTTATTAATGGAACTTTAAAAAAGGATGAAGGTAATGAGGTTCTTGAAGTCCAGTGGGATAGATGTAATGCTGTTGTTTTGTCTTGGATTCTTGGTTCTATGACTGAAGAGTTATACAATGGTCAAATTTATTCTAAAATTGCATCAGATGTTTGGAAAGAATTAAAAGAAACATATGATAAAATAGATGGATCTGTGATCTTTAAACTTTATCAAAAGTTGAATTCTATAACACAAGGTGGTAGTTCTGTTTCAGACTATTATCATAATCTTAATTCACTTTGA
- the LOC139850611 gene encoding uncharacterized protein: MTTNLTNSLISVQNHRNHFFSGSSKKVDQCTASPNLIIGQSRTTNITKHRKLFVVRAGTNDGRLGGASLFVGGFVLGGIVVGTLGAIYAPQISQALAGADRKDLMRKLPKFIYDEEKALEKTRKILTEKIAQLNSAIDDVSAQLRADDPPNGSSVPTDEVEASY; the protein is encoded by the exons ATGACAACTAATCTTACTAATTCTTTAATTTCGGTCCAAAATCACCGAAACCACTTCTTCTCTG GTTCATCGAAGAAAGTCGATCAATGCACTGCCTCCCCTAATCTGATCATTGGGCAGAGTCGAACTACTAATATAACAAAGCACAGGAAATTGTTTGTTGTGCGAGCTGG AACAAATGATGGTAGACTAGGTGGAGCCAGCTTATTTGTTGGCGGTTTTGTATTGGGAGGGATCGTTGTTGGAACGTTAGGCGCCATATATGCACCCCAG ATAAGCCAGGCACTTGCAGGGGCAGACCGAAAAGATTTAATGAGGAAGTTgccaaaatttatatatgatgaAGAGAAAGCCTTGGAG AAAACACGCAAGATACTGACAGAAAAGATTGCTCAGCTGAACTCTGCAATAGACGACGTTTCAGCTCAATTGCGTGCTGATGATCCCCCAAATGGATCATCAGTGCCAACTGATGAAGTTGAAGCTTCTTACTGA
- the LOC139849245 gene encoding secreted RxLR effector protein 161-like has translation MIDCRPSETPMIPNQKLYMEDDVDLTDKGQYQRIVGKLIYLAHTQPDIAHSIGVVSQFMHQSQVHHMEAAMRIIRYLKKTSGHRVIFKNNRHLETQIYTYASWTGEEGDRRSTSGFFILVVRNLVAWRSKKQKVVSLSSAESKLRGITKGVGEALWIRKLLTEIGFQPEESSRILCDNEAAIAIS, from the coding sequence ATGATTGATTGTAGACCATCTGAGACTCCAATGATTCCAAATCAAAAGTTGTATATGGAAGATGATGTTGATTTAACCGATAAAGGACAATACCAAAGAATTGTAGGAAAACTCATCTACCTTGCCCACACTCAGCCAGATATCGCACATTCGATaggagttgtgagtcaattcatgcatcaatcGCAAGTTCATCACATGGAGGCTGCAATGAGAATCATAAGATATCTAAAGAAAACATCCGGACATCGGGTCATATTCAAGAATAATAGGCATCTAGAAACCCAAATATATACATATGCAAGTTGGACCGGTGAAGAAGGGGATAGAAGGTCTACATCCGGTTTCTTTATACTTGTTGTAAGAAACTTAGTTGCATGGAGAAGCAAGAAACAAAAGGTCGTTTCTCTTTCAAGTGCCGAATCAAAATTAAGAGGGATAACAAAGGGAGTAGGCGAAGCATTATGGATCCGAAAACTGCTAACAGAAATCGGATTCCAACCAGAAGAAAGCAGTCGGATTTTGTGTGACAACGAAGCAGCCATTGCCATCTCATAA